One Actinospica robiniae DSM 44927 genomic region harbors:
- the ald gene encoding alanine dehydrogenase, translating to MKVGIPREVKNHEYRVAITPAGVHELVQHGHEVFVETDAGVGSSIPNEEYAAAGAAILPSADEIWATGELILKVKEPIASEYHRMRADQTLFTYLHLAASRECTDALLQAGTTAIAYETVQLPNGALPLLAPMSEVAGRLAPQVGAYNLMRFSGGRGVLPGGVPGVTPAQCVVVGAGVSGWHAATIAIGMGFDVTLLDRDITKLREADKVFGNRVKTQASNAYNLERACLTADLVVGAVLIPGAKAPKLVTNELVSRMKPGSVLVDIAIDQGGCFEDSHPTTHAEPTFKVHESVFYCVANMPGAVANTSTFALTNVTLPYAVELANKGWREACRSDHALALGLNTHQGELTYAPVADAHGLGHLKLDEVLS from the coding sequence GTGAAGGTCGGTATTCCCCGAGAAGTCAAGAACCACGAGTATCGCGTCGCGATCACCCCCGCCGGTGTGCACGAGCTCGTCCAGCACGGGCACGAGGTGTTCGTCGAGACCGACGCCGGGGTGGGCTCCTCCATCCCGAACGAGGAGTACGCGGCGGCCGGGGCGGCCATACTGCCGAGCGCGGACGAGATCTGGGCCACCGGCGAGCTGATCCTGAAGGTCAAGGAGCCGATCGCGTCCGAGTACCACCGGATGCGCGCGGACCAGACCCTGTTCACCTACCTGCACCTGGCCGCCTCGCGCGAGTGCACGGACGCGCTGCTGCAGGCCGGCACCACCGCCATCGCCTACGAGACGGTGCAGCTGCCCAACGGCGCGCTGCCGCTGCTCGCCCCCATGTCCGAGGTGGCCGGCCGGCTCGCCCCGCAGGTCGGCGCGTACAACCTGATGCGCTTCTCCGGCGGCCGCGGCGTGCTGCCGGGCGGCGTGCCGGGCGTGACCCCGGCCCAGTGCGTGGTCGTCGGCGCGGGCGTGTCCGGCTGGCACGCGGCCACCATCGCGATCGGCATGGGCTTCGACGTGACCCTGCTCGACCGCGACATCACCAAGCTGCGCGAGGCCGACAAGGTCTTCGGCAACCGGGTCAAGACGCAGGCCTCGAACGCCTACAACCTCGAGCGCGCCTGCCTGACCGCCGACCTGGTGGTCGGCGCGGTGCTGATCCCGGGCGCCAAGGCGCCGAAGCTGGTGACCAACGAGCTGGTGTCCCGGATGAAGCCGGGCTCGGTGCTGGTGGACATCGCCATCGACCAGGGCGGCTGCTTCGAGGACTCGCACCCGACCACGCACGCCGAGCCCACCTTCAAGGTGCACGAGTCGGTTTTCTACTGCGTGGCCAACATGCCGGGCGCGGTGGCGAACACCTCCACCTTCGCGCTCACCAACGTCACCCTGCCGTACGCGGTGGAGCTGGCCAACAAGGGCTGGCGCGAAGCCTGCCGCTCGGACCACGCGCTCGCCCTGGGTCTCAACACCCATCAGGGCGAGCTCACCTACGCCCCGGTCGCCGACGCTCACGGACTCGGCCACCTCAAGCTGGACGAGGTGCTCTCCTAA
- a CDS encoding NUDIX domain-containing protein, with the protein MVKYEFEDIPEHWPVLESRVLAEGGITDYREDLVRMVDGTKGRRQYTTHHGAVAVLALDEQDRMLTLRQYRHPVRLLMWELPAGLLDQPGEHPREAAERELFEEAYLVADDWRVLVDYRNSTGTSDEATRVFLAHGVREATGERYARTAEEAGIVAQWVPVSEMLGQVLAGRIGTSSIVAAVCALTAARAQPGGIDALRPADAPWPARPF; encoded by the coding sequence ATGGTGAAGTACGAGTTCGAGGACATCCCGGAGCACTGGCCGGTGCTGGAGAGCCGGGTGCTGGCCGAGGGCGGCATCACGGACTACCGCGAGGACCTGGTGCGGATGGTCGACGGCACGAAGGGCCGGCGGCAGTACACCACGCACCACGGCGCGGTGGCCGTGCTCGCGCTGGACGAGCAGGACCGGATGCTGACGCTGCGTCAGTACCGTCACCCGGTGCGGCTGCTGATGTGGGAACTGCCCGCCGGGCTGCTCGACCAGCCCGGGGAGCACCCGCGCGAGGCGGCCGAGCGGGAGCTGTTCGAGGAGGCGTACCTGGTGGCGGACGACTGGCGGGTGCTGGTCGACTACCGCAACTCCACCGGCACCTCGGACGAGGCGACCCGGGTCTTCCTGGCGCACGGGGTGCGCGAGGCCACCGGCGAGCGGTACGCGCGCACGGCCGAGGAGGCGGGCATCGTGGCGCAGTGGGTGCCGGTCTCCGAGATGCTCGGGCAGGTGCTCGCCGGCCGGATCGGCACCTCCTCCATCGTGGCGGCCGTCTGTGCCCTGACGGCGGCCCGGGCACAGCCGGGCGGGATCGACGCGCTGCGCCCGGCGGACGCGCCCTGGCCGGCCCGCCCCTTCTGA